The following coding sequences lie in one Fundulus heteroclitus isolate FHET01 chromosome 20, MU-UCD_Fhet_4.1, whole genome shotgun sequence genomic window:
- the suox gene encoding sulfite oxidase, mitochondrial isoform X1: protein MLLLRRCPSLTRLGRVGTQRYQAAPSFASRAARLCSSSSSREDQRSYQHASSGASWKHIVAGLLTGTGAVLTYGLHHQEAEQADAGVPAAEKSSRLPVFSNDEVTKHRSLEDGVWVTYKGGVYDVTEFVAMHPGGNKILLAAGGALEPFWALYAVHDQEHVLEILSQYKVGELSVEDRKKQEDAKVSDPFSSDPERHPVLRVNCKKPFNAEPPPEILTESYITPHVFFFKRNHLPVPQVDPASYRLKVEGLPGGALTLSLEDLKTRFPKHTITATMQCAGNRRSDMNKVKQVKGLNWGISAIGNAKWSGARLRDVLLALGYGPEAAQWARHVHFEGLDKDETGTAYGTSIPINKAVSEEGDVLLAYEMNGEDIPPDHGFPVRVVVPGVVGARNVKWLGRILVSAEESGSHWQQHDYKGFSPGTDWNKVDPKSAPAIQELPVQSAITAPADGAVIDRGDDTLTVKGYAWSGGGREVVRVDVSLDGGRTWQVARLRSGDDGQPDEPSPPPGRAWAWKLWELTAPLPPEAEELEIVCKAVDSSYNVQPDTVPPIWNLRGLLSNAWHRVKVRVAEE, encoded by the exons ATGCTGCTTCTCAGACGCTGTCCCAGCCTGACTCGACTCGGCCGCGTCGGCACCCAAAG gTATCAGGCGGCTCCTTCTTTTGCATCTCGTGCAGCTcgtctctgcagcagcagcagcagcagggaggaCCAGAGATCATACCAGCATGCCAGCAGCGGTGCCAGCTGGAAGCATATCGTCGCTGGGCTGCTGACTGGTACTGGGGCCGTGCTGACTTATGGTCTACACCACCAAGAG GCTGAGCAAGCCGATGCTGGCGTGCCCGCCGCAGAGAAGAGCTCCCGTCTTCCTGTCTTCAGCAACGATGAGGTCACGAAGCACCGCTCCCTGGAGGACGGCGTGTGGGTCACCTACAAAGGAGGCGTCTATGACGTCACCGAGTTTGTGGCCATGCACCCTGGTGGGAATAAAATCTTGCTAGCAGCAGGTGGTGCCCTTGAACCTTTTTGGGCCCTCTATGCTGTTCATGACCAGGAACATGTGTTGGAGATCCTCTCACAATACAAG GTTGGCGAGCTGAGTGTAGAGGACCGGAAGAAGCAGGAGGACGCCAAAGTGTCGGACCCCTTCTCCTCCGACCCCGAGCGGCACCCCGTGCTTCGCGTCAACTGCAAAAAGCCCTTCAACGCCGAGCCTCCTCCTGAGATCCTGACGGAAAGCTACATCACCCCCCATGTGTTCTTCTTCAAAAGAAACCACCTGCCCGTTCCCCAGGTGGACCCGGCGTCGTATCGCCTTAAAGTGGAGGGACTGCCTGGCGGAGCGCTGACTCTGTCCTTAGAGGACTTAAAGACCCGATTCCCCAAGCACACCATCACCGCCACGATGCAGTGTGCCGGAAACCGCCGCAGCGACATGAACAAGGTGAAGCAGGTGAAAGGACTGAACTGGGGCATATCTGCTATCGGCAATGCCAAGTGGAGCGGAGCGAGGCTCAGAGACGTGCTCCTTGCTCTCGGTTACGGGCCGGAGGCGGCCCAATGGGCTCGCCACGTTCACTTTGAAGGGCTGGATAAAGACGAGACGGGGACAGCCTACGGCACCTCGATCCCTATCAACAAGGCCGTCAGCGAGGAAGGCGACGTGCTCCTGGCGTACGAAATGAACGGCGAGGACATCCCCCCCGATCATGGCTTCCCGGTGCGGGTGGTGGTGCCGGGCGTAGTGGGAGCCCGCAACGTGAAGTGGCTGGGGCGGATCCTCGTCAGTGCGGAGGAGAGCGGCAGCCACTGGCAGCAGCACGACTACAAAGGCTTCTCCCCCGGGACAGACTGGAACAAGGTGGACCCCAAATCCGCCCCGGCCATCCAGGAGCTTCCCGTCCAGTCGGCCATCACCGCCCCCGCCGACGGAGCCGTGATCGACCGCGGCGACGACACGCTGACGGTGAAGGGCTACGCGTGGAGCGGCGGCGGCAGAGAGGTGGTGCGCGTGGACGTGTCTCTGGACGGAGGACGGACGTGGCAGGTGGCCCGGCTGAGGAGCGGGGACGACGGCCAACCCGACGAGCCTTCGCCTCCTCCGGGTCGAGCCTGGGCCTGGAAACTGTGGGAGCTAACGGCGCCTCTTCCCCCCGAGGCCGAGGAGCTAGAGATCGTCTGTAAGGCGGTGGACAGCAGTTACAACGTGCAGCCGGACACCGTCCCTCCCATCTGGAACTTGAGAGGCCTGCTGAGCAACGCCTGGCACAGGGTGAAGGTCAGGGTGGCAGAGGAGTAG
- the suox gene encoding sulfite oxidase, mitochondrial isoform X3 gives MVGKTFLRTAVPRIRMLDVNAMLLLRRCPSLTRLGRVGTQRYQAAPSFASRAARLCSSSSSREDQRSYQHASSGASWKHIVAGLLTGTGAVLTYGLHHQEAEQADAGVPAAEKSSRLPVFSNDEVTKHRSLEDGVWVTYKGGVYDVTEFVAMHPGGNKILLAAGGALEPFWALYAVHDQEHVLEILSQYKVGELSVEDRKKQEDAKVSDPFSSDPERHPVLRVNCKKPFNAEPPPEILTESYITPHVFFFKRNHLPVPQVDPASYRLKVEGLPGGALTLSLEDLKTRFPKHTITATMQCAGNRRSDMNKVKQVKGLNWGISAIGNAKWSGARLRDVLLALGYGPEAAQWARHVHFEGLDKDETGTAYGTSIPINKAVSEEGDVLLAYEMNGEDIPPDHGFPVRVVVPGVVGARNVKWLGRILVSAEESGSHWQQHDYKGFSPGTDWNKVDPKSAPAIQELPVQSAITAPADGAVIDRGDDTLTVKGYAWSGGGREVVRVDVSLDGGRTWQVARLRSGDDGQPDEPSPPPGRAWAWKLWELTAPLPPEAEELEIVCKAVDSSYNVQPDTVPPIWNLRGLLSNAWHRVKVRVAEE, from the exons ATGGTGGGGAAAACGTTCCTGAGAACAGCAGTACCCCGTATACGAATGCTG GACGTTAATGCGATGCTGCTTCTCAGACGCTGTCCCAGCCTGACTCGACTCGGCCGCGTCGGCACCCAAAG gTATCAGGCGGCTCCTTCTTTTGCATCTCGTGCAGCTcgtctctgcagcagcagcagcagcagggaggaCCAGAGATCATACCAGCATGCCAGCAGCGGTGCCAGCTGGAAGCATATCGTCGCTGGGCTGCTGACTGGTACTGGGGCCGTGCTGACTTATGGTCTACACCACCAAGAG GCTGAGCAAGCCGATGCTGGCGTGCCCGCCGCAGAGAAGAGCTCCCGTCTTCCTGTCTTCAGCAACGATGAGGTCACGAAGCACCGCTCCCTGGAGGACGGCGTGTGGGTCACCTACAAAGGAGGCGTCTATGACGTCACCGAGTTTGTGGCCATGCACCCTGGTGGGAATAAAATCTTGCTAGCAGCAGGTGGTGCCCTTGAACCTTTTTGGGCCCTCTATGCTGTTCATGACCAGGAACATGTGTTGGAGATCCTCTCACAATACAAG GTTGGCGAGCTGAGTGTAGAGGACCGGAAGAAGCAGGAGGACGCCAAAGTGTCGGACCCCTTCTCCTCCGACCCCGAGCGGCACCCCGTGCTTCGCGTCAACTGCAAAAAGCCCTTCAACGCCGAGCCTCCTCCTGAGATCCTGACGGAAAGCTACATCACCCCCCATGTGTTCTTCTTCAAAAGAAACCACCTGCCCGTTCCCCAGGTGGACCCGGCGTCGTATCGCCTTAAAGTGGAGGGACTGCCTGGCGGAGCGCTGACTCTGTCCTTAGAGGACTTAAAGACCCGATTCCCCAAGCACACCATCACCGCCACGATGCAGTGTGCCGGAAACCGCCGCAGCGACATGAACAAGGTGAAGCAGGTGAAAGGACTGAACTGGGGCATATCTGCTATCGGCAATGCCAAGTGGAGCGGAGCGAGGCTCAGAGACGTGCTCCTTGCTCTCGGTTACGGGCCGGAGGCGGCCCAATGGGCTCGCCACGTTCACTTTGAAGGGCTGGATAAAGACGAGACGGGGACAGCCTACGGCACCTCGATCCCTATCAACAAGGCCGTCAGCGAGGAAGGCGACGTGCTCCTGGCGTACGAAATGAACGGCGAGGACATCCCCCCCGATCATGGCTTCCCGGTGCGGGTGGTGGTGCCGGGCGTAGTGGGAGCCCGCAACGTGAAGTGGCTGGGGCGGATCCTCGTCAGTGCGGAGGAGAGCGGCAGCCACTGGCAGCAGCACGACTACAAAGGCTTCTCCCCCGGGACAGACTGGAACAAGGTGGACCCCAAATCCGCCCCGGCCATCCAGGAGCTTCCCGTCCAGTCGGCCATCACCGCCCCCGCCGACGGAGCCGTGATCGACCGCGGCGACGACACGCTGACGGTGAAGGGCTACGCGTGGAGCGGCGGCGGCAGAGAGGTGGTGCGCGTGGACGTGTCTCTGGACGGAGGACGGACGTGGCAGGTGGCCCGGCTGAGGAGCGGGGACGACGGCCAACCCGACGAGCCTTCGCCTCCTCCGGGTCGAGCCTGGGCCTGGAAACTGTGGGAGCTAACGGCGCCTCTTCCCCCCGAGGCCGAGGAGCTAGAGATCGTCTGTAAGGCGGTGGACAGCAGTTACAACGTGCAGCCGGACACCGTCCCTCCCATCTGGAACTTGAGAGGCCTGCTGAGCAACGCCTGGCACAGGGTGAAGGTCAGGGTGGCAGAGGAGTAG
- the suox gene encoding sulfite oxidase, mitochondrial isoform X2, with translation MVGKTFLRTAVPRIRMLFLFPDVNAMLLLRRCPSLTRLGRVGTQRYQAAPSFASRAARLCSSSSSREDQRSYQHASSGASWKHIVAGLLTGTGAVLTYGLHHQEAEQADAGVPAAEKSSRLPVFSNDEVTKHRSLEDGVWVTYKGGVYDVTEFVAMHPGGNKILLAAGGALEPFWALYAVHDQEHVLEILSQYKVGELSVEDRKKQEDAKVSDPFSSDPERHPVLRVNCKKPFNAEPPPEILTESYITPHVFFFKRNHLPVPQVDPASYRLKVEGLPGGALTLSLEDLKTRFPKHTITATMQCAGNRRSDMNKVKQVKGLNWGISAIGNAKWSGARLRDVLLALGYGPEAAQWARHVHFEGLDKDETGTAYGTSIPINKAVSEEGDVLLAYEMNGEDIPPDHGFPVRVVVPGVVGARNVKWLGRILVSAEESGSHWQQHDYKGFSPGTDWNKVDPKSAPAIQELPVQSAITAPADGAVIDRGDDTLTVKGYAWSGGGREVVRVDVSLDGGRTWQVARLRSGDDGQPDEPSPPPGRAWAWKLWELTAPLPPEAEELEIVCKAVDSSYNVQPDTVPPIWNLRGLLSNAWHRVKVRVAEE, from the exons ATGGTGGGGAAAACGTTCCTGAGAACAGCAGTACCCCGTATACGAATGCTG TTCCTTTTCCCA GACGTTAATGCGATGCTGCTTCTCAGACGCTGTCCCAGCCTGACTCGACTCGGCCGCGTCGGCACCCAAAG gTATCAGGCGGCTCCTTCTTTTGCATCTCGTGCAGCTcgtctctgcagcagcagcagcagcagggaggaCCAGAGATCATACCAGCATGCCAGCAGCGGTGCCAGCTGGAAGCATATCGTCGCTGGGCTGCTGACTGGTACTGGGGCCGTGCTGACTTATGGTCTACACCACCAAGAG GCTGAGCAAGCCGATGCTGGCGTGCCCGCCGCAGAGAAGAGCTCCCGTCTTCCTGTCTTCAGCAACGATGAGGTCACGAAGCACCGCTCCCTGGAGGACGGCGTGTGGGTCACCTACAAAGGAGGCGTCTATGACGTCACCGAGTTTGTGGCCATGCACCCTGGTGGGAATAAAATCTTGCTAGCAGCAGGTGGTGCCCTTGAACCTTTTTGGGCCCTCTATGCTGTTCATGACCAGGAACATGTGTTGGAGATCCTCTCACAATACAAG GTTGGCGAGCTGAGTGTAGAGGACCGGAAGAAGCAGGAGGACGCCAAAGTGTCGGACCCCTTCTCCTCCGACCCCGAGCGGCACCCCGTGCTTCGCGTCAACTGCAAAAAGCCCTTCAACGCCGAGCCTCCTCCTGAGATCCTGACGGAAAGCTACATCACCCCCCATGTGTTCTTCTTCAAAAGAAACCACCTGCCCGTTCCCCAGGTGGACCCGGCGTCGTATCGCCTTAAAGTGGAGGGACTGCCTGGCGGAGCGCTGACTCTGTCCTTAGAGGACTTAAAGACCCGATTCCCCAAGCACACCATCACCGCCACGATGCAGTGTGCCGGAAACCGCCGCAGCGACATGAACAAGGTGAAGCAGGTGAAAGGACTGAACTGGGGCATATCTGCTATCGGCAATGCCAAGTGGAGCGGAGCGAGGCTCAGAGACGTGCTCCTTGCTCTCGGTTACGGGCCGGAGGCGGCCCAATGGGCTCGCCACGTTCACTTTGAAGGGCTGGATAAAGACGAGACGGGGACAGCCTACGGCACCTCGATCCCTATCAACAAGGCCGTCAGCGAGGAAGGCGACGTGCTCCTGGCGTACGAAATGAACGGCGAGGACATCCCCCCCGATCATGGCTTCCCGGTGCGGGTGGTGGTGCCGGGCGTAGTGGGAGCCCGCAACGTGAAGTGGCTGGGGCGGATCCTCGTCAGTGCGGAGGAGAGCGGCAGCCACTGGCAGCAGCACGACTACAAAGGCTTCTCCCCCGGGACAGACTGGAACAAGGTGGACCCCAAATCCGCCCCGGCCATCCAGGAGCTTCCCGTCCAGTCGGCCATCACCGCCCCCGCCGACGGAGCCGTGATCGACCGCGGCGACGACACGCTGACGGTGAAGGGCTACGCGTGGAGCGGCGGCGGCAGAGAGGTGGTGCGCGTGGACGTGTCTCTGGACGGAGGACGGACGTGGCAGGTGGCCCGGCTGAGGAGCGGGGACGACGGCCAACCCGACGAGCCTTCGCCTCCTCCGGGTCGAGCCTGGGCCTGGAAACTGTGGGAGCTAACGGCGCCTCTTCCCCCCGAGGCCGAGGAGCTAGAGATCGTCTGTAAGGCGGTGGACAGCAGTTACAACGTGCAGCCGGACACCGTCCCTCCCATCTGGAACTTGAGAGGCCTGCTGAGCAACGCCTGGCACAGGGTGAAGGTCAGGGTGGCAGAGGAGTAG